The proteins below come from a single Streptomyces sp. M92 genomic window:
- a CDS encoding ABC transporter permease produces the protein MRATLRWAHSDLRTHRGEALFLVLATAGIVASLLLATALFGYATNPWQRVFAQARGAHVWLHTDRAADTGKLAALDGVQSVAGPYPTASATVAVRGTRASVELRGTAEEPEVGRPLLTAGHWLDADDPDGVVLESRLARALLAQPGDTLALPGTPRTLTVLGIADSPERRYRPGEQPGLVWAPPDAVPDPGGQVIGLRLTDPGETDYAVQRAVTVLGAGAIGQVSTWEQARAEAQGDNRLLGQVLGLFGLGALLAAGLAVHGAIGTRIRGHLRDISVLKAIGFTPGQVVRVFLLQHLAYALLGAVTAAGLTQALGSRVPGRLGDALGVWQGLPGHTVALFAVPACVVLFIGATTGLAAWRAGRVPPVPVPRPAAAQGGGLSGAARGVLGLRVFRVPVRVRGRGVRGAGEPGVRTVTVAGTPTPAEPGTLGHHRDTDLSGIDGSDDPRAGETSARTPTAPDTPTPAEPGTPGRRDTDLSGIDGSDDPRAGESDVPSPAEPGNVGSGGTGTGRCGASGAREPEVRVPPALVLGWHKAFARRPRSFAAVARLTLPLLLIVVAMSAWTTIDRFHDRPEQIGLPTALTVRAEAGSGTAGTRALLERDPGVAAAYPGVEVAALVPGQTATIALRGLGTREDPYPYTLAEGRRAHGPDEAVAGQGLLDLLEVGVGDWVRMTVGDRPQILHIVGRSIEPENAGRVISTSLDTLRENDPRLEPALYQLRLHPGADPDEVADRLADAGRGRLDVHAVANPADGLSPLRPVVLGLIAVLALVGLIELLTAIGGTVRESERDLLALKAIGLSPRQITGITVTATGCTALAAVLLAAALGLPLAHWLIDAQGASSGIGAGIAQAPSPGLLMLVGAAAVLGAAALAAVPAARAARRRLADTLGAVA, from the coding sequence GTGCGAGCCACCCTGCGCTGGGCCCACTCCGATCTGCGCACGCACCGGGGCGAGGCGTTGTTCCTCGTCCTCGCCACCGCCGGGATCGTCGCCTCGCTGCTGCTGGCCACGGCCCTGTTCGGGTACGCGACCAACCCCTGGCAGCGGGTCTTCGCGCAGGCCCGCGGCGCGCACGTCTGGCTGCACACCGACCGAGCCGCCGACACCGGGAAGCTGGCCGCGCTGGACGGTGTCCAGTCCGTCGCCGGCCCCTATCCGACCGCCTCCGCCACCGTCGCCGTACGCGGCACCCGGGCCTCCGTCGAGCTGCGCGGCACCGCCGAGGAGCCGGAGGTGGGGCGGCCGCTGCTCACCGCCGGGCACTGGCTCGACGCCGACGACCCCGACGGGGTGGTCCTGGAGAGCCGCCTCGCCCGCGCGCTGCTGGCCCAGCCCGGCGACACCCTCGCGCTGCCCGGCACACCGCGCACCCTCACGGTGCTCGGCATCGCCGACAGTCCCGAACGCCGCTACCGGCCGGGCGAGCAGCCGGGCCTGGTGTGGGCACCGCCGGACGCGGTGCCCGACCCGGGCGGTCAGGTGATCGGACTGCGGCTGACCGATCCCGGGGAGACGGACTACGCCGTGCAGCGGGCGGTGACCGTGCTGGGCGCCGGTGCGATCGGGCAGGTCTCCACCTGGGAACAGGCCCGTGCGGAGGCGCAGGGCGACAACCGGCTGCTCGGTCAGGTGCTCGGCCTGTTCGGGCTGGGCGCGCTGCTGGCCGCGGGGCTGGCGGTGCACGGGGCGATCGGCACCCGTATCCGCGGTCATCTGCGGGACATCTCGGTGCTGAAGGCGATCGGCTTCACCCCGGGCCAGGTGGTGCGGGTCTTCCTGCTCCAGCACCTGGCCTACGCGCTGCTCGGCGCGGTGACCGCCGCGGGGCTCACCCAGGCCCTCGGCAGCCGGGTCCCGGGGCGGCTCGGGGACGCGCTCGGCGTGTGGCAGGGGCTGCCCGGACACACCGTCGCGCTGTTCGCCGTACCGGCGTGCGTGGTCCTGTTCATCGGCGCCACCACCGGCCTCGCGGCCTGGCGGGCGGGCCGGGTGCCGCCGGTTCCGGTGCCGCGCCCGGCGGCGGCGCAGGGCGGGGGGCTGTCGGGGGCGGCTCGGGGGGTGCTGGGGCTGCGGGTGTTCCGGGTTCCGGTGCGGGTACGGGGGCGTGGTGTCCGGGGTGCAGGGGAGCCCGGCGTCCGGACCGTCACAGTCGCCGGCACGCCCACCCCGGCGGAGCCCGGCACCCTGGGCCACCACCGGGACACCGACCTCTCAGGCATCGACGGCAGCGACGACCCGCGGGCCGGAGAGACCAGCGCCCGGACCCCCACAGCCCCCGACACGCCCACCCCGGCGGAGCCCGGCACCCCGGGCCGCCGGGACACCGACCTCTCAGGCATCGACGGCAGCGACGACCCGCGGGCCGGAGAGAGCGATGTCCCGAGCCCTGCGGAACCCGGGAACGTGGGCAGCGGAGGAACCGGCACCGGTCGCTGCGGGGCATCCGGCGCGCGCGAACCGGAGGTGCGGGTGCCGCCCGCGCTCGTGCTCGGCTGGCACAAGGCGTTCGCCCGGCGCCCGCGCTCGTTCGCCGCGGTCGCGCGCCTCACGCTGCCGCTGCTGCTGATCGTGGTCGCGATGAGCGCGTGGACCACCATCGACCGCTTCCACGACCGCCCCGAGCAGATCGGCCTGCCGACCGCGCTCACCGTCCGAGCCGAGGCCGGTTCCGGCACGGCCGGCACCCGGGCCCTGCTGGAGCGCGACCCAGGGGTGGCCGCCGCCTACCCGGGCGTGGAGGTGGCCGCCCTGGTGCCGGGCCAGACCGCGACGATCGCGCTGCGCGGGCTCGGTACCCGCGAGGACCCGTACCCGTACACGCTGGCCGAGGGCCGCCGTGCGCACGGGCCGGACGAGGCGGTGGCCGGGCAGGGACTGCTGGACCTGCTGGAGGTCGGGGTCGGCGACTGGGTGCGGATGACCGTCGGGGACCGGCCGCAGATCCTGCACATCGTGGGCCGCAGCATCGAGCCGGAGAACGCGGGCCGGGTCATCTCCACGTCCCTGGACACCCTCCGGGAGAACGACCCGCGGCTCGAACCGGCCCTCTACCAACTGCGCCTGCACCCGGGCGCCGACCCGGACGAGGTCGCCGACCGGCTCGCCGACGCCGGGCGGGGACGGCTCGACGTGCACGCCGTGGCGAACCCGGCGGACGGGCTGTCCCCGCTGCGCCCGGTGGTCCTCGGGCTGATCGCCGTACTCGCGCTCGTCGGGCTGATCGAACTGCTCACCGCGATCGGCGGCACCGTCCGGGAGAGCGAACGGGACCTGCTCGCCCTCAAGGCGATCGGGCTGTCCCCGCGCCAGATCACCGGCATCACGGTCACGGCCACCGGGTGCACCGCCCTGGCGGCCGTACTCCTGGCCGCCGCCCTCGGGCTGCCGCTCGCCCACTGGCTGATCGACGCCCAGGGCGCCTCCAGCGGCATCGGCGCGGGGATCGCCCAGGCCCCCTCCCCCGGGCTCCTGATGCTGGTGGGCGCGGCTGCCGTACTCGGTGCGGCGGCGCTGGCCGCGGTGCCGGCGGCCCGTGCGGCCCGGCGCCGGCTCGCGGACACGCTCGGCGCGGTGGCCTGA
- the pgi gene encoding glucose-6-phosphate isomerase: protein MNADGRTRLDQTPEWTALAKHRDQLGEVRLRELFAADPDRGTGCTLRVGDLYVDYSKHLVTDETLRLLRELAAATDVFGLRDAMFRGEKINTTEDRAVLHTALRAPRDAVIEVDGENVVPEVHAVLDKMADFSDRVRSGEWKGHTGKRIRNVVNVGIGGSDLGPAMAYEVLRAFTDRDLTVRFVSNVDGADLHEATRDLDPAETLFVIASKTFTTIETVTNATSARTWLLNALGDEAAVAKHFVALSTNAEKVAEFGIDTANMFEFWDWVGGRYSYDSAIGLSLMIAIGPDRFREMLDGFHLVDEHFRTAPAESNAPLLMGLLGIWYGNFLGAQSHAVLPYSHYLSRFTAYLQQLDMESNGKYVGRDGREVAWQTGPVVWGTPGTNGQHAYYQLIHQGTKLIPADFIGFARPVAELSDELKAQHDLLMANFFAQTQALAFGKTPDEVRAEGVPEELVPHKTFKGDHPTTTILARELTPSVLGQLVALYEHKVFVQGAVWNIDSFDQWGVELGKVLAKRVEPALTAGAEVPGLDASTKALVAAYRELRGRQ, encoded by the coding sequence ATGAACGCAGACGGCCGTACCAGGCTCGATCAGACGCCCGAATGGACCGCGCTGGCCAAGCACCGTGACCAGCTCGGCGAGGTGCGGCTGCGCGAACTCTTCGCCGCCGACCCGGACCGCGGCACCGGCTGCACGCTCCGGGTGGGAGACCTGTACGTCGACTACTCCAAGCATCTCGTCACCGACGAGACCCTGCGGCTGCTGCGGGAGCTGGCCGCCGCCACCGACGTCTTCGGCCTGCGCGACGCGATGTTCCGCGGCGAGAAGATCAACACCACCGAGGACCGGGCGGTCCTGCACACCGCGCTGCGCGCCCCGCGGGACGCGGTGATCGAGGTCGACGGCGAGAACGTCGTCCCCGAGGTGCACGCCGTGCTCGACAAGATGGCCGACTTCTCCGACCGGGTCCGCTCCGGCGAGTGGAAGGGCCACACCGGCAAGCGCATCAGGAACGTCGTCAACGTCGGCATCGGTGGCTCCGACCTGGGCCCGGCGATGGCGTACGAGGTGCTGCGCGCCTTCACCGACCGGGACCTGACGGTCCGTTTCGTCTCCAACGTCGACGGCGCCGACCTGCACGAGGCCACCCGTGACCTGGACCCGGCCGAGACGCTGTTCGTCATCGCCTCCAAGACCTTCACCACCATCGAGACGGTCACCAACGCCACCTCCGCCCGGACCTGGCTGCTGAACGCCCTGGGTGACGAGGCCGCGGTCGCCAAGCACTTCGTCGCCCTGTCGACGAACGCCGAGAAGGTCGCCGAGTTCGGCATCGACACGGCCAACATGTTCGAGTTCTGGGACTGGGTCGGCGGCCGCTACTCGTACGACTCGGCGATCGGCCTTTCCCTGATGATCGCCATCGGCCCGGACCGCTTCCGCGAGATGCTCGACGGCTTCCACCTCGTCGACGAGCACTTCCGCACCGCCCCCGCCGAGTCCAACGCGCCCCTGCTGATGGGCCTGCTGGGCATCTGGTACGGCAACTTCCTGGGCGCCCAGTCGCACGCCGTGCTGCCGTACAGCCACTACCTGTCGAGGTTCACCGCCTACCTCCAGCAGCTCGACATGGAGTCCAACGGCAAGTACGTCGGCCGCGACGGACGCGAGGTCGCGTGGCAGACCGGGCCGGTCGTGTGGGGCACGCCCGGCACCAACGGGCAGCACGCCTACTACCAGTTGATCCACCAGGGCACGAAGCTGATCCCGGCGGACTTCATCGGCTTCGCCCGGCCGGTCGCCGAACTCAGCGACGAGCTGAAGGCCCAGCACGACCTACTGATGGCCAACTTCTTCGCCCAGACCCAGGCGCTCGCCTTCGGCAAGACGCCCGACGAGGTGCGCGCCGAGGGCGTCCCGGAGGAACTCGTCCCGCACAAGACGTTCAAGGGCGACCACCCGACGACCACCATCCTCGCCCGAGAGCTGACCCCGTCGGTGCTCGGACAGCTCGTGGCGCTCTACGAGCACAAGGTGTTCGTCCAGGGCGCGGTCTGGAACATCGACTCCTTCGACCAGTGGGGCGTCGAACTGGGCAAGGTCCTCGCCAAGCGCGTCGAACCCGCCCTCACGGCGGGTGCCGAGGTCCCCGGCCTGGACGCCTCCACCAAGGCGCTGGTCGCCGCCTACCGGGAGCTGCGCGGCCGGCAGTGA
- a CDS encoding RNA polymerase-binding protein RbpA produces the protein MGEAERGESAPRLRISFWCSNGHETQPSFASDAQVPETWDCPRCGFPAGQDRDNPPDPPRTEPYKTHLAYVRERRSDADGEAILAEALAKLRGEI, from the coding sequence ATGGGCGAGGCCGAGCGCGGCGAGTCCGCGCCGCGTCTGCGCATCTCCTTCTGGTGCTCCAACGGACACGAGACACAGCCGAGCTTCGCGAGCGACGCACAGGTCCCGGAGACCTGGGACTGTCCGCGCTGCGGCTTCCCCGCCGGGCAGGACCGGGACAACCCGCCGGACCCGCCGCGCACCGAGCCCTACAAGACGCACCTCGCGTACGTGCGCGAGCGCCGCAGCGACGCGGACGGCGAGGCGATCCTCGCCGAGGCGCTCGCCAAACTGCGGGGCGAGATCTAG
- the secG gene encoding preprotein translocase subunit SecG has protein sequence MGFSIALIVFSLLLMLLVLMHKGKGGGLSDMFGGGMQSSVGGSSVAERNLDRITVVVGLLWFACIMVLGLLMKANN, from the coding sequence ATGGGGTTCTCGATCGCCCTGATCGTCTTCAGCCTGCTGCTGATGCTGCTGGTGCTGATGCACAAGGGGAAGGGCGGCGGCCTCTCCGACATGTTCGGTGGCGGCATGCAGTCGTCCGTCGGCGGCTCCTCGGTCGCCGAGCGCAACCTCGACCGCATCACCGTGGTGGTCGGTCTGCTGTGGTTCGCGTGCATCATGGTGCTCGGCCTGCTGATGAAGGCGAACAACTGA